Genomic window (Paenibacillus sp. PK3_47):
ATCCGCAACCCGCTGCTTGGTCCGATCCGCAAGGATTATGAGTACTTGTTTCAAATTGTCAGAAGCTCGGTGGCGGAGCTTGCGCTGGATCTGGAAATTCCCGATGAAGAAATCGGCTTTCTGGTCATGCATTTCGGCGCATCCGTCGAACGGCTGAACCAGCTCAATCACGGTGTGCGGGCGATTCTGGTCTGCGCCAGCGGTCTCAGCTCCTCCCGCCTGCTTGCTACAAGACTGGCCAAGGAAATGCCGCAGATCGAAATTCTCGGCAATGTTTCCTGGTATGAAGCTGCTCGCATGCCTCAGGAAGACTATGATCTGATCATTTCTACAATTGATCTACCGCTGGATAAAGACCGCTATATCAAGATCAGTCCCCTGCTTACAGGGGAAGAGATAGAGAAGCTGCTTGGTTATATTCAAACTCTTACACACCGTGAGCGTGATACCGTGCCCGGCGAGCCGCGAAAAGTTGCCAGGGACGAGAATGCGCTGGACCGCTTGAAAAGCTACAAAGGCACTTTGGATGAGAGTGTCAGCCTGCTGGAGCGTTTCCGCTTTTATCCGCTGGATAATGAAGGGGTTTCGCTTACGGACACGATCTCGGCCATGCTTGATTTCCTCAAGGGCAGCGGAGTTGTCGGAGATGCCGGCATTCTCCAGGAACGTCTCATGGAACGTGAAAGAATGGCCAGTCAGGTGATTCCTGATACCGGTCTGGCCCTCTTTCATACGCGGAGCAGCCAAATCCATATGTCTTCTTTGACACTTTACCGTCTGCAGCAGCCGGTGGTGCTGGAAGGGGAGACAGAGGTCAGGGTCATCCTGCTGATGCTTGCACCGCGGAAGCTGTCCAGGGAGAGCCTGGAGGTGCTTAGCGAGATCAGTGCCATGCTGCTGGATTCCGAGCTGGTCAGACTCCTTGAGGAGCGGACAGAGTCCGAAATCAGGGGATACTTATCGTCAGAGCTGCTTCATTTCTTCGAAAATAAAATGTGAAAGCGAGAGAAACCATATGAGTATACTATCCGAAAATAAAGTGATTATGAACGGTACCGCCAAAGATAAATACGAGGCTATTGCTATGGCCGGCAAGCTGCTGGTGGAAGCAGGACATGTAACTGAAGAGTATGTGCCAAAAATGCTGGAGCGTGAAGAAGTTGTATCGACATACATGGGCGGAGGCCTGGCTATTCCCCATGGTACCAAAGATGCAAGACCTTTCATCAAATCTACTGGCCTTTCCATCATCCGTTTTCCTGAAGGCGTGGATTTTGGTGGGGATGAGCCGGCTTTTGTTGTAATCGGGATTGCTGCAGCAGGCGACAACCACATGGAAGTGCTGACCAATGTAGCGATGATCTTTACCGAAGATGACGCGATTGAGCGGGTGATGAACGCGCCTACCCCAGCGGATGTAATTGCCATCTTTGAAGGGGGCATGGAATAATGAAGGCTGTTCATTTCGGTGCAGGTAATATCGGGAGAGGGTTCATCGGCCTGCTCCTGTCCCAGGCAGGGTATGAGGTATGTTTTGTCGATGTGAACGAAGCCTTTGTGGCACAGCTTAAGGAACGCGGGGAATACCCGGTGACACTGGCCAGTGAAGGCCGGGAAACCGTAATTGTAAAGAATGTGACTGCACTCAGCAGTGTTACTCATGCCGAAGAGGTGGCAGCGGCGATTGCTGAAGCAGATCTCATGACAACAGCGGTGGGCGTTACCATTCTGAAGCATATTGCCGGCACTGTGGCTGAAGGGATCAAGAGACGGGTGGCCGTCTCTGATGCGCCGCTGCATGTGATTGCCTGCGAAAATGCCATCGGCGGCAGCGCCCAGCTCAAGGAGCTGGTATATGAGAAGCTGGATGAGGCTTCCCGTATCAAAGCAGATGCATCCGTAGCGTTCCCAAATGCGGCTGTGGACCGGATTGTTCCGCTGCAGCAGCATGAGGATATACTCAAAGTCGTAGTAGAACCGTTCTATGAATGGGTTGTGGATTCCTCCCAGATGATTCCGGGATATACACCGGTAGAAGGCGTGCATTACGTAGAGAACCTGGAGCCTTATATCGAGCGCAAACTGTTCACTGTAAATACAGGGCATTGTTCTGCGGCTTACCTCGGCTATTTGCGCGGTTACGAGACGATCCAGCAGGCGATGGCTGATGAAAGCCTGACTGCCCGGGTACGCGAAGTACTGGAGGAGACCGGCGCTGTTCTTACGCAAAAGCATGGATTTGATGAGGCAGAGCATGGGAAGTACATCGACAAAATCCTTGAGCGTTTCCGTAATCCTGCACTGACCGATGAAGTGTCCCGTGTAGGACGTTCGCCAATCCGCAAGCTGTCTCCTAACGACCGGCTTGTATCGCCGGCGCTGCAGGCGTACGACAGGGGACTTGGATACAAGGCTCTGACACGTTCTATGGCGGGGGCACTGCTGTTCAAGGCTGCAGATGACCCGGAGGCGGTGGAGCTCCAAGCAGCGATCGCCGAGCTTGGAGTGGAAGCAGCGCTAACCAAGTACACGGGTCTGGATGCAGACCATGCCGTACATCAGTCTGTAATGGCGGAATACGCAGCGCTGAAATAGAGATCTGAGGCCGGTGCTGTTACCGGAACAAATAAGGAGCAAGGCCTTTTACGCTTACGCGGAAAGGCCTTGCTCCTATTTATTTATGCCTATGTATGAAGAATTCCCTGCACAGCGCCCCAATGTACTCGTTTTTTCGAGTACAGTGGGCTCGATTACCCTCGCAGCAGCCTAATGTACTCGTTTTTTCGAGTACAATGGGCTCGTTTGCCCTTGCAGCGGCCCAATGTACTCGATTTTTCGAGTATAACCGGCTCGTTTGCCCTCGCAGCGTCTCAATGTACTCGATTTTTCGAGTATAATCGGCTCGTTTGCCCTCGCAGCGTCTCAATGTACTCGATTTTTCGAGTATAATGGGATCGTTTGCCCTTGCAGCGGCCCAATGTACTCGATTTTTCGAGTATAACCGGCTCGTTTGCCCTCGTAGCGTCTCAATGTACTCGGTTTTTCGAGTATAATCGGCTCGTTTGCCCTCGCAGCGTCTCAATGTACTCGGTTTTTCGAGTATAATCAGTTACTATTCGATGTAGTTTGGCAGCAGTGGGGTGTACGGTTCGGCCGCTTTCGTACGCTAACGGACCCAGCGTCCGTTATTTGCCGAAAATCGCACTGTTTCGATCGCTAACGGACCGTCGTTCCTTTATTCTGCCACATGGTGGGTAAATGACGCCCTTTCGAATGAAATAACGGATCTAGGGTCCGTTAGAATTCCAAAACACACCTCTTGCGCAAAATAACGGAACTAGGGTCCGTTAGCATTAGCATTTCCGAATTTACAGGGATGGGTTTGAGCCGGCAATCCAAAACGCGTTGTCGTATGAAATCAAAATCACATAAACAAGGTTGCTGAGACTTTATCAACGAGATAAAGGCGCCTGACGGCGCCTTTCATGATTAGCTGTTCTCAATAATGGTCTGAAGTGTAGTACGGTCCAGCCCTTCGACAAGCTTGATCAGCAGCTCCTTGGCTGCATCGTAGTCATCGCTGTGAATGACCGATGAAGCGGTGTGGATGTAGCGTGAGCAGATACCGATGACGGCTGAAGGCACGCCGATTCCGCTCGTATGAACCGCTCCGGCATCCGTTCCGCCCTGGGACACGAAATACTGGTATTTGATCCGGTGGGTATCCGCCGTATCCTGCACGTATTCGATCAGCCCGCGGTGAGTGATCATGGTCGGATCATAGATACGCAGCAGCGCGCCTTTGCCCAGCTGGCCGAAGGCCTGGCGGTCACCGGTCATATCCGCCGCAGCGCTGGCATCCAGACCGAAGAAGATGTCCGGGTTCAGCAGGTTTGCCGCTGTGCGGGCGCCGCGCAGGCCCACTTCCTCCTGGACAGTTGCGCCGGCAAATACGGTGTTCGGCAGCTTTTTGCCGTGCAGTGCCTTGACCAGCTCAATAGCCAGGCCCACGCCGTAGCGGTTATCCCAGGCTTTGGCCAGGATTTTCTTGGGATTGGCGAGCGGGGTGAACGGGCAGATCGGCAGGATCTGCTGCCCGGGGGCCACGCCGAAGCTTTGCGCCTCTTCCCGGCTGTCTGCACCGATATCTATGTACATCTTGCTGATCTCTCCGGTTTTGCCCCGTTCCTCATTGCTCAGCAGATGAATCGGTGTGCTGCCTACAACCCCTTTCAGTGTACCCTTGGGCGTGATAATCTGCAGCCGCTGCGAAGCGACAGCAGAGGCCAGCCAGCCGCCAAGCGGCTGAAAACGGATCATTCCGTTGTCCGTAATCCCGGTAACCATAAAGCCTACTTCGTCAAAATGCCCGGCCACCATAATTTTGGGGCCGTTTTCTTCGCCGCGCAGGACGCCGAACAGGCTTCCGAGGCGGTCCTGCACGAACTCTTCCGTATAAGGTGTCATAGCATCCTTGACGTATGCGCGCAGTTCACGCTCAAAGCCCGGGGCTGCAGGGAATTCAGTCAGTGTTTTGAACAGGTCGATTGTTTCTTGATTCATTAATAACTCACTCCTTTACTTCTATCTAGTATGAACATTGTTGCTCCAATTGTCCATGTCTGCAGGGTAGATGAACACCGGCGGGCTTCCGGACGAATATTATGAAGCAGCGGCTCTGCAGACAGGGGCCGGGAAAGGAAGCGAAGGATGATGAAGGGAGCACGAAGCGTGCCCGGTGCAGGGGCGCGGCGCTTTTCCGGGAAGGTACAGACTTACAGCAGATACCGGAGTTACCGGGTATCGCGGGGACCTTTAAATGAAACCATGCTGATTCTGGTTCTGTTTTTGCTGCTGGTTGTGGTACTGCTGTATTTTTCCTGAGCTGGGGAGTCATAACGAAGCCGCTTCAAGCGAACAATAAGGAAAAACTTCTAAGTGAAGAAAAGTCCGAGGGGAAATGCCCGTTTCCCGGGTATTCTCTTCGCATATTCCAGGAGGTGTCCTTATTGCCGGCAAAAACCAAACAATCCGGTGTCAAGCTGCGGCTTGACACCATGACTCCGCAGGATTACGAGAAATTGTCCAAGCCGTTCGTGCCTTCGCGCCCGGTATTCAAGAACTGTATCCGGGCTTTCCTGTCAGGCGGTCTCATCTGTGTCATCGGACAGGGCATCCAGGAGGCCTTCATGGCCATATTTGATATGAGCGCCCGTGAAGCCGCAAGCCCTACAGTTGCTGTACTGATTCTGATTTCAGTGATTCTGACCAGCTTCGGGGTTTATGACAAGCTGGCCCAGTGGTGCGGAGCCGGAACAGCGGTTCCCGTTACGGGGTTTGCCAACAGCATGTGCTCCGCCGCGCTTGAACACCGGGCCGAAGGACTTGTGCTCGGAGTCGGTGCCAATATGTTCAAGCTGGCCGGGTCCGTGATCGTATTCGGTGTTGTCGCTGCTTTTGTAGTCGGCGTAGTATATGCCATTATGGGCTGGGGAGGTTCGCATTAGACGATGAAACAGCTCGGCAGCCAGACCTGGCAATTCACCAGCCGTCCCGTCATCCTGGGTTCTTCCGCGGTCGTAGGGCCGGAGGAGGGAGAAGGCCCTTTGGCTTCAGATTTTGATTTTATTTATGATTCGCTTGAGATGGGTGAAAAAACCTGGGAAAAAGCAGAGCGAGCCTTGTTCGAGAAGTCTGCCAAGCTCGCTCTTATGAATGCAGGAATAGAAGAAAGCCAACTGGAGTTTTTTGTCGGCGGCGATTTGATGAACCAGATCATCAGCAGCTCTTTTGCGGCAAGAAAGCTGGGTGTCCCTTACCTCGGTGTATTCGGCGCCTGCTCCACCTCAATGGAGAGTCTGGCCATCGCTTCGATGATTATCGATTCAGGAGGAGCCAGCTATGCCCTGGCAGGGACCTCCAGCCACAACTGTACTGTGGAGAAGCAGTTCCGTTTTCCGACCGAATACGGCTCGCAGAAGCCTCCGTATGCCCAATATACGGTCACAGGCTCAGGCTGCGCGATTGTCGGCCGTAATGACGGCACGGCAAAAGGGCCTCATGTAGCCATGGCAACGATCGGCCGCATCATGGATTTAGGCCTGACCGATCCGTTCAACATGGGGGCAGCTATGGCCCCGGCTGCCGCGGACACCCTTACTGCACATTTCCGGGACACCGGGCTGTCGCCGGGGCATTACGATTTAATAGTGACAGGTGACCTAGCCTCTGTGGGGCTGCCGATTACCAAAGATCTGCTGGCTAAGGAAGGCATACCCATGGAACAGACGACCTTCAATGACTGCGGCCTGATGATCTACGACCGGGACAAGCAGAAGTATGTCATTGCCGGGGGGAGCGGCTGCGGATGCTCGGCAACAGTCACCTATGGCCATATTTTGAAACGATTGAAAAAAGGCGAGCTGAAACGCGTGCTTATTGTGGCTACGGGGGCGCTGCTCTCACCGCTGTCTTACCAGCAGGGCGAATCCATTCCGTGTATAGCGCATGCGGTGGTTCTGGAGAGCGGAGGTGAAGGACAATGATCTATTTATGGGCTTTTTTGGTCGGGGGAGCGATCTGCGTGATCGGGCAGCTGATGTTCGATGTGCTGAAGCTGACACCGGCGCACACGATGAGTACTCTTGTAGTGGCAGGAGCCGCAGCGGATGCTTTCGGGCTGTATGACCCGCTGGTAAAATTCGCGGGAGCCGGGGCAAGCGTGCCGATTACCAGCTTTGGCAACTCCCTGGTACACGGAGCGCTTACCGAGCTGGAGCGGGATGGATGGATCGGCGTGGTCACCGGGATTTTTGATGTGACAAGTGCCGGGATCTCTGCGGCCATTGTATTTTCCTTTTTGGCGGCGCTTGTCGTACGTCCTAAAGGGTAAGCCTTTGAGGAGTGACATAAGACTCACAAGGGACCGCTTCGGCGGTCTTTTTTCTATGTGCACAAGTGAAAATTTCTCTAAAAAATATAGGAGGTTTTGTCGATATTAACTTAGGAATATTATACATGGTCATGGGGGAAGTGCGGCGTGCAAAATCAGCGGATGGTTGACCTGATCTGGTCAAGAAACAAAATTATTATTATCGTGTTTTGGATTATAAGCGTGCTGGGACTGGTTCTGGCATTTAAGATCCCGGAATTATGGCTGAGCAGCGGGCTTGTTGTTCCGTTGACGGCAGTTTTAACGTTCTGCAATATAAAGCGAAAGGGAATTCTCGTGCTGCCCTGGGTCTTTACATTTATTCTTACAGCGGTAGGCATCTATTTAACGTGGGGCGAGCTGGACGGCATGGTGGTGCTGCTGCTCTGTTCCATTCTGCTGTTTTATCCGAATTACAAGTATTATGCCGTTGCTGCGGGGATCGGTGCCGGCTCCATTCTGTTCCAGCTTTTAAATGGAGTGGCGATTACCAGCATGGATGACAAGATTGTGGCCTATATTGACCAGTTGGGAATCTTTCTGCTGACAGCTGCAGTTTTGCTGTTTGTAGCTATTTTGAACCAGAAACTGCATCTTCACAGCGAGGAGCAGCGGCAGCAGGTTGAGGCTTCCGGGGAGCAGGTCCAATTTATGCTGGACAGTGTCAAGACGGCAGTAGACGGGCTGTATGACTTTACAGGCAACCTGAAAGTGGAAGTGGAGATGACCGGCGCAATTACGAACGAGGTGGCAATCAGCTTCCAGGAGGTCTCCAAAGGGATCGCTTACCAGGCCGGCAGCATCGCCGAGATTACGGAATCCATTGCTGTATCAGACCAGCATATCCGCGATGTGGCCGGGTACTCGCAGGAAATGAAGCAGCTCTCTGCGGAAACGGCGGGTGTAAGTGAACAGGGAAGCGAGAATATTTCCATGCTGACCGGGCAGATTTCGGAGCTGCAGGAGATGATGGATATTACCTCCAGGCAGATGCAGGAATTTTCCCAGAGAAGTCTGGATATCCATGAGATGCTGGACGGAATTACGCAAATTTCGAGACAGACGAATCTGCTTGCACTGAATGCATCCATTGAAGCGGCGCGGGCCGGAGAACACGGCAGAGGCTTTGCGGTTGTAGCGGGTGAAGTGCGCAAGCTTGCCGAGAGCTCCGCGCAGACCGTGGAGTCCATCAGCGAAGTCATGGGAAGCCTGCAGCGGCAGACAGAGGCGCTGATTGAGCAGTTCGAGCAGAACCGCGAGGTGCTGCAGTCGAGCAGCGAATCTGTACAGAGCACCGAAAAGGTGTTCCAGTCTATTCAGGACAATGCACACAAGGTTCTGGCCCAGGCAGGAGACGTGGAACAAAGCTCGGCCGGTATGAAGCAGTTC
Coding sequences:
- a CDS encoding M42 family metallopeptidase; this translates as MNQETIDLFKTLTEFPAAPGFERELRAYVKDAMTPYTEEFVQDRLGSLFGVLRGEENGPKIMVAGHFDEVGFMVTGITDNGMIRFQPLGGWLASAVASQRLQIITPKGTLKGVVGSTPIHLLSNEERGKTGEISKMYIDIGADSREEAQSFGVAPGQQILPICPFTPLANPKKILAKAWDNRYGVGLAIELVKALHGKKLPNTVFAGATVQEEVGLRGARTAANLLNPDIFFGLDASAAADMTGDRQAFGQLGKGALLRIYDPTMITHRGLIEYVQDTADTHRIKYQYFVSQGGTDAGAVHTSGIGVPSAVIGICSRYIHTASSVIHSDDYDAAKELLIKLVEGLDRTTLQTIIENS
- a CDS encoding methyl-accepting chemotaxis protein, which gives rise to MQNQRMVDLIWSRNKIIIIVFWIISVLGLVLAFKIPELWLSSGLVVPLTAVLTFCNIKRKGILVLPWVFTFILTAVGIYLTWGELDGMVVLLLCSILLFYPNYKYYAVAAGIGAGSILFQLLNGVAITSMDDKIVAYIDQLGIFLLTAAVLLFVAILNQKLHLHSEEQRQQVEASGEQVQFMLDSVKTAVDGLYDFTGNLKVEVEMTGAITNEVAISFQEVSKGIAYQAGSIAEITESIAVSDQHIRDVAGYSQEMKQLSAETAGVSEQGSENISMLTGQISELQEMMDITSRQMQEFSQRSLDIHEMLDGITQISRQTNLLALNASIEAARAGEHGRGFAVVAGEVRKLAESSAQTVESISEVMGSLQRQTEALIEQFEQNREVLQSSSESVQSTEKVFQSIQDNAHKVLAQAGDVEQSSAGMKQFSEKVVHEMTEFSSVTEQSSAATEEILAGVEEQRLITQNMVESFIKLESLIVSLNELVADKNQT
- the spoVAE gene encoding stage V sporulation protein AE; this encodes MIYLWAFLVGGAICVIGQLMFDVLKLTPAHTMSTLVVAGAAADAFGLYDPLVKFAGAGASVPITSFGNSLVHGALTELERDGWIGVVTGIFDVTSAGISAAIVFSFLAALVVRPKG
- a CDS encoding PTS sugar transporter subunit IIA, which gives rise to MSILSENKVIMNGTAKDKYEAIAMAGKLLVEAGHVTEEYVPKMLEREEVVSTYMGGGLAIPHGTKDARPFIKSTGLSIIRFPEGVDFGGDEPAFVVIGIAAAGDNHMEVLTNVAMIFTEDDAIERVMNAPTPADVIAIFEGGME
- the spoVAC gene encoding stage V sporulation protein AC, which codes for MTPQDYEKLSKPFVPSRPVFKNCIRAFLSGGLICVIGQGIQEAFMAIFDMSAREAASPTVAVLILISVILTSFGVYDKLAQWCGAGTAVPVTGFANSMCSAALEHRAEGLVLGVGANMFKLAGSVIVFGVVAAFVVGVVYAIMGWGGSH
- the spoVAD gene encoding stage V sporulation protein AD; this encodes MKQLGSQTWQFTSRPVILGSSAVVGPEEGEGPLASDFDFIYDSLEMGEKTWEKAERALFEKSAKLALMNAGIEESQLEFFVGGDLMNQIISSSFAARKLGVPYLGVFGACSTSMESLAIASMIIDSGGASYALAGTSSHNCTVEKQFRFPTEYGSQKPPYAQYTVTGSGCAIVGRNDGTAKGPHVAMATIGRIMDLGLTDPFNMGAAMAPAAADTLTAHFRDTGLSPGHYDLIVTGDLASVGLPITKDLLAKEGIPMEQTTFNDCGLMIYDRDKQKYVIAGGSGCGCSATVTYGHILKRLKKGELKRVLIVATGALLSPLSYQQGESIPCIAHAVVLESGGEGQ
- a CDS encoding mannitol-1-phosphate 5-dehydrogenase; its protein translation is MKAVHFGAGNIGRGFIGLLLSQAGYEVCFVDVNEAFVAQLKERGEYPVTLASEGRETVIVKNVTALSSVTHAEEVAAAIAEADLMTTAVGVTILKHIAGTVAEGIKRRVAVSDAPLHVIACENAIGGSAQLKELVYEKLDEASRIKADASVAFPNAAVDRIVPLQQHEDILKVVVEPFYEWVVDSSQMIPGYTPVEGVHYVENLEPYIERKLFTVNTGHCSAAYLGYLRGYETIQQAMADESLTARVREVLEETGAVLTQKHGFDEAEHGKYIDKILERFRNPALTDEVSRVGRSPIRKLSPNDRLVSPALQAYDRGLGYKALTRSMAGALLFKAADDPEAVELQAAIAELGVEAALTKYTGLDADHAVHQSVMAEYAALK